The sequence ACAGCGAGTTAGAATTGCAGTTGATGCAGCAAGGGGATTGGAATATTTACATGAGAAAGTTCAACCGCCGATTATACACAGAGATATCCGATCAAGTAATGTGCTAATATTTGAAGATTACAAGGCCAAGATAGCTGACTTTAACCTTTCTAATCAGGCCCCTGACATGGCTGCACGTCTTCATTCAACTCGTGTATTGGGAACTTTTGGTTATCATGCTCCAGAGTAAGCTTCGAGAACCTGCtagcatttaatttttatatctaCATTTGCTTTCATATTTCCTTTGAATTCATATGCATGCTATCATGTATTACAAGGaaggtttttgttttttgtgtgtgtgttttacaTTTGTAGTGGTGCCTGTGTGTGTTCCTTTTACATAAAGCtgcatttcatgattttttgcTGAGGACTATCAAGTGATTTTTGACCTTGAATCATTTCTCTTGTTTCCATCTGATAAATTTGTTGATGGTTTCTTTAGATTTTAAACGGTTTATGTTGTGTaaccttgtttccctttccaaCTTCTTGGATTCAATATGTGTAAATTCAATTCACATGTGTAATCtttcaaattttcttaatgaTAAAGCTGTAAGTCTTGATTGGTAAGTTTTTGTCGTGAAGAGTGAATGAGAGGGTCCATAGTATCATTACTGGCTTTGGATGTGGTCcagttttttcttaatttcccAGTACTCCCCACGGTTGGCTTAAAGTTACTGGAAGTTAAACTGCTGTTGGTTTTTATGATGAATATCCCAGCAATCTAGCTCAACATGTGGTTGAACAGAGTGTTTTGTTTATAGCTGCTGTTGTTGGTTTTATGGTTTGTGTTGTTTAGGCAATATGCTGTGGTCCAGTTACCGAGGCATGTGGATTCATCAGAAACTTTAAGAAAACAATTAATGTCTTTGCCTGCTTAGCTATGTTTTTCcatctttaaattaatttgtttctcaTCTCATCTCTTTTGACTCctttgagattttattttgttttattgattCTTAGCTTCTTCTGTGTTGCCAAACTTTACAGATATGCAATGACTGGGCAGTTGACTCAAAAAAGTGATGTCTATAGTTTTGGTGTTGTTCTTCTTGAGCTTCTTACAGGAAGAAAACCTGTTGACCATACCATGCCTAGAGGACAGCAGAGTCTTGTCACATGGGTCAGTGTGTCTGCTTAAACTCATACCTCATCCGTGCTGCTGCTTTTCAATCATTTAACACTGGTTGTCGGCCATAGGTATTTTGTTgacattgatatttttttgtaggcTACTCCAAGATTAAGTGAAGATAAAGTGAAACAGTGCGTTGACCCAAAACTGAAGGGAGAATACCCCCCCAAAGGAGTTGCTAAGGtatctatttctatttctcactCCTCTTAAGTGCACGCACATGTGAAAAGACTATTGACTCATGAATAAAGTTCTGGTGCTTGGATCTCCATTTTATGGTTGACATTAACCGTGCCTACTGTTGACCGTGCAGCTTGGAGCTGTTGCGGCACTGTGCGTGCAGTATGAAGCTGAGTTTAGGCCAAATATGAGCATTGTTGTTAAAGCACTCCAACCACTTCTGAAGTCTCCTGCTCCTGCTCCTGCTCCTGTTCCAGAAAGTTGAAGCAAATAAATTCGCTTTGGTTTCTGCATCTTCTGCACAGTTCGATTCAGTTATCTCCAGATTTCATCAAATACTGcggatatatctatatatttttttattattttttgtttgagatTGGATGACATGTGTAGGATTGGGTTGGCTCGTTTAATGTCATTGTTAAATTCCATGTATTTATTGCATCACACTTGTAGTGCTGAGTCTGCTGACACCCATTGAGCCATAATGCAACAATAGGTTAATTTGGGTTGTGTGGGTAAATGTTGTTTGTCACTTAACGTTAATGCCCTccatattctttatttgtttcttgCTATCAAACTGAGCTGATACTTGCCTTGAAAGACCTACTATATTTGTgggacctctctctctctctcgcttTTTGCGGTGTGTTTACAGGattataattattgttcttGTTATTGGTTGTGTAGTAAGAGGATTATGATTcgtgtttttgtaatttacttAGTCTCGTAAAAGTAGTTTCTGACTTAAATGTTGTTTACTTTGGAGGAACATCTAGGATCCCATTTTAAACAGTGACTGTTAAGCGTTTATGATTCCACTGGGATTAGGATCTTCTAAAAAGCTAAAATATATTTCTGGGGATTCACGTTCTGTCCACGGTTTTAATTGTAGGATAGTCATGAGGTTGGTGGCATGCTAATTAAGACCTACGTTTACATTTCCATTTAGActtttatatgttattatttcttaaattaaatgTATGACGTTTAGTGTCATAATGCACACTTGGTTGAAGTTTATATGTGAAgacttaataaaatttattgatgtACAATGGGCAATGTTGAAAGTTCTCAAATAAGAGGTCTATTTATACTTTATTGTTGAACAACGACTTGAAAAGTCAATTAACTAGAGTTCAAGGTGTTTGTTCTTTGgacaaaaaaaagagtaaaaagaaattttgatccctgaatttatagtcattttacaaattagtctttatctttttgaaatgtaaaaaataatttttatttttgtatgagtgttgcaaaatagttttTACCGTTAAATTTGAGAGTAGCGTCATTAGTGAGGTATATTGTTGATAATTTTAGTGTCACGTCATGATCTCGGGATTAGTTTTCAATGTAGGTTAATTCACCTTCCTTCAAACTCTTGTCAACCTGAACCCTTGCAGAGGCCTTCTCCTGGGACTTGGATTTTGATTTCGTTGATGGAGACATTGTATTGGTTGTGCGATACTTGTTCTGCATacatgacaaaaata comes from Glycine soja cultivar W05 chromosome 20, ASM419377v2, whole genome shotgun sequence and encodes:
- the LOC114403278 gene encoding PTI1-like tyrosine-protein kinase 3 translates to MRRWLCCTCQVEESYPSNENEHLKSPRNYGDGNQKGSKVSAPVKPETQKAPPPIEAPALSLDELKEKTDNFGSKALIGEGSYGRVYYATLNNGKAVAVKKLDVSSEPESNNEFLTQVSMVSRLKDDNFVELHGYCVEGNLRVLAYEFATMGSLHDILHGRKGVQGAQPGPTLDWIQRVRIAVDAARGLEYLHEKVQPPIIHRDIRSSNVLIFEDYKAKIADFNLSNQAPDMAARLHSTRVLGTFGYHAPEYAMTGQLTQKSDVYSFGVVLLELLTGRKPVDHTMPRGQQSLVTWATPRLSEDKVKQCVDPKLKGEYPPKGVAKLGAVAALCVQYEAEFRPNMSIVVKALQPLLKSPAPAPAPVPES